Proteins encoded by one window of Thermodesulfobium sp. 4217-1:
- a CDS encoding phosphoglycerate kinase, whose product MEFNKKLLIDFPVYQLEGKRVFVRADLNDPADSEGNLTGDMRIRAVLPTIGYLVNARAKVILASHFGRPKNREKEFSLRGVKKRFEELSSFRIHLAPDCQGEDVVKMSKELKNGEVLLLENLRFCPGETKNDPEYARFLASLGDIYVAEAFGACHREHASIASVPKIIPSMAGFLLAKEINTLNKLLHNPEQPLVVVAGGKKVSDKIKVIGNLIDKVDSICVGGGMSFAFLKAKGYEIGKSYVEDNMDNVAKDILGNNGKKILLPVDVMVAKELKSASESKVVNVDEIPPDWYGVDIGPKTIEMFKAQISKAKTIFWNGPLGIFEIPDFSYGTRIVGLYIALSSAITVSGGGDTAEAVRMMNLDQHFTHVSTGGGAALKFLEGDDLPGISALPERS is encoded by the coding sequence ATGGAATTTAACAAGAAATTGCTTATTGATTTTCCTGTCTATCAACTGGAGGGAAAAAGAGTTTTCGTAAGAGCAGATCTAAATGATCCTGCAGACTCAGAAGGAAATCTTACAGGTGATATGAGAATAAGGGCGGTATTGCCTACCATTGGGTATTTAGTAAATGCCAGGGCAAAAGTAATACTTGCTTCCCATTTTGGGCGTCCGAAAAATAGAGAAAAAGAATTTTCTCTAAGGGGCGTGAAAAAGAGATTTGAAGAATTATCAAGCTTTAGAATTCATCTGGCTCCTGACTGTCAAGGTGAAGATGTCGTAAAGATGTCAAAAGAATTAAAAAATGGTGAAGTTTTGCTACTTGAAAATCTAAGATTCTGCCCAGGAGAAACAAAAAACGATCCAGAATATGCAAGGTTCTTAGCTTCACTTGGAGATATATATGTAGCAGAAGCATTTGGCGCATGTCATAGAGAGCATGCATCGATCGCCTCAGTACCAAAAATAATACCATCTATGGCAGGATTTCTATTAGCAAAAGAGATAAACACCTTAAATAAACTTTTACACAATCCAGAACAGCCACTGGTAGTAGTCGCAGGAGGCAAAAAGGTCTCTGATAAGATAAAGGTCATAGGCAACCTAATAGATAAGGTAGACAGCATATGTGTAGGCGGAGGAATGAGCTTCGCATTCCTCAAAGCAAAGGGATATGAAATAGGAAAATCTTATGTAGAAGACAATATGGACAATGTGGCAAAAGATATACTTGGCAACAATGGTAAAAAAATATTATTACCAGTAGATGTAATGGTAGCGAAAGAATTAAAATCTGCATCCGAATCAAAAGTGGTAAATGTAGACGAGATACCCCCAGATTGGTATGGAGTTGATATAGGGCCAAAAACTATAGAAATGTTTAAAGCTCAAATCTCAAAAGCAAAAACCATATTCTGGAATGGACCTCTTGGGATATTTGAGATACCAGATTTTTCATACGGCACTAGAATAGTGGGCTTGTATATTGCTCTTTCATCTGCAATTACCGTTTCAGGCGGAGGCGACACGGCCGAGGCAGTAAGGATGATGAACCTTGATCAACATTTTACTCACGTGTCAACTGGAGGAGGCGCTGCGTTAAAATTCCTTGAAGGCGATGATCTGCCAGGCATTTCTGCTCTTCCTGAAAGGAGCTAA
- the tpiA gene encoding triose-phosphate isomerase — translation MNYAVANFKMNKTSNEVNEYICEIRQCLQNNVKTIICPTFVSLERSVQSSFGSLIDIGAQNLFFEEKGAFTGEISVKILVDIGVKYAIIGHSERRHYFKESDDLLLKKVEAASSRLKVIYCFGETEEERNSGKSVDVTFDQLNLVKKFFGNIILAYEPVWAIGTGKTADAEESFSLIKVLESKLGELPECLYGGSVNHKNAKSFMDSGFKGVLVGSASLDVKEFSKIIKELG, via the coding sequence ATGAACTACGCTGTCGCAAACTTTAAGATGAACAAAACCTCGAATGAAGTAAATGAATATATATGTGAAATAAGACAATGCCTGCAGAATAATGTAAAAACTATAATTTGCCCAACCTTTGTTTCTCTTGAAAGATCTGTACAATCATCTTTTGGGTCTCTAATTGACATCGGAGCGCAAAACCTATTCTTTGAAGAAAAGGGGGCATTCACAGGAGAAATATCTGTAAAAATACTCGTAGATATCGGGGTGAAATATGCGATAATAGGTCACTCTGAGAGAAGACATTACTTCAAAGAATCGGATGATTTGTTGTTAAAAAAAGTTGAAGCTGCCTCCAGCAGGTTAAAAGTAATATATTGCTTTGGAGAAACAGAGGAAGAAAGAAATTCTGGCAAATCGGTTGACGTTACTTTTGACCAGTTAAATTTGGTAAAAAAATTTTTTGGCAATATAATTTTAGCCTATGAGCCAGTGTGGGCAATTGGAACGGGCAAAACCGCCGATGCTGAAGAATCCTTCAGTCTTATTAAGGTATTGGAATCAAAATTGGGAGAACTCCCAGAGTGCCTTTATGGAGGTTCGGTAAATCACAAAAACGCGAAATCCTTTATGGACTCAGGGTTCAAAGGCGTGCTCGTTGGTTCTGCAAGTCTTGATGTAAAAGAATTTTCAAAAATTATTAAAGAGTTGGGCTAA
- the gpmI gene encoding 2,3-bisphosphoglycerate-independent phosphoglycerate mutase: protein MNKTLLIILDGFGFREETYGNAVAASHMPNFRRIMSTYPNTLLTASGEKVGLPDGQMGNSEVGHLNLGSGRIIYQELTRINKDIKEGEFFNNREIKDVMNVARNGVLHLIGLLSDGGVHSHIEHLKALITMAKNEGLRRVYIHAITDGRDTQPGTAINFLKDVENHIEQVGVGEIVSVSGRYYAMDRDNRWDRVKKAYDVFTGRDKTNFATYEEGIVYLSGKGETDEFFTPFSVGIDSKDTRIKEKDSIIFFNFRADRMRQITRAILDPEFKEFETIKLKLSSLTFTEYDKEFPLKVAFKNTVPKNVLAEVISNQGLSQLHTAETEKYAHVTFFFNGGREEPFEGEDRILVHSPKVATYDLKPEMSAFELTENLLKSLFDKNYSFTVINFANPDMVGHTGNFEAVKKALNTVDICLGKIFDLFENKFPILITADHGNCEEMLDKDTGEPMTSHTANPVPFIIVGNKKSLRDDGILADVAPTILDLMKIPKPEEMTGKSILI, encoded by the coding sequence GTGAATAAAACTTTGCTCATAATTTTGGATGGGTTTGGATTTAGAGAAGAAACTTATGGCAATGCAGTTGCAGCATCCCATATGCCAAATTTTAGAAGAATTATGAGCACATACCCCAATACCCTCCTCACAGCATCAGGCGAAAAGGTTGGCCTTCCAGATGGGCAGATGGGAAATTCTGAAGTAGGACACCTAAATCTTGGTTCAGGCAGAATTATATATCAGGAGCTCACAAGAATAAACAAAGATATCAAAGAAGGAGAGTTTTTCAACAACAGAGAAATTAAAGATGTTATGAACGTGGCAAGGAATGGTGTTCTTCATCTAATTGGTCTTCTTTCTGACGGTGGGGTACACAGCCACATTGAACATCTAAAAGCCCTGATTACAATGGCAAAAAATGAGGGGCTAAGAAGGGTTTATATTCATGCAATAACTGATGGCAGAGATACACAGCCAGGAACAGCAATTAACTTTCTAAAGGATGTAGAAAATCACATAGAGCAAGTTGGCGTAGGGGAGATAGTTTCTGTTTCGGGCAGATATTATGCAATGGATAGGGACAATAGATGGGATAGGGTAAAAAAGGCATACGATGTCTTCACGGGAAGAGATAAAACAAATTTTGCAACATACGAAGAGGGAATAGTTTATTTGTCTGGCAAGGGCGAGACAGATGAATTCTTTACTCCATTCTCGGTAGGGATAGATTCAAAAGACACAAGGATAAAAGAGAAAGATTCGATTATATTTTTCAACTTTAGGGCAGACAGGATGAGGCAGATTACCAGAGCCATTTTAGACCCAGAATTCAAAGAGTTTGAAACCATAAAGCTAAAGCTCTCTTCTCTAACTTTTACAGAATACGATAAGGAATTTCCTTTAAAAGTGGCGTTTAAAAATACGGTACCAAAAAACGTCTTAGCAGAGGTGATTTCAAATCAAGGTCTGTCTCAACTTCATACAGCTGAAACAGAAAAATATGCACATGTAACCTTCTTCTTCAACGGAGGAAGAGAAGAACCATTTGAGGGAGAAGACAGAATATTAGTTCATTCTCCAAAAGTAGCCACATATGATTTAAAGCCTGAAATGAGCGCTTTTGAGCTTACAGAGAATCTCTTAAAATCTTTGTTCGATAAAAATTATAGTTTTACAGTAATAAACTTTGCAAATCCCGATATGGTTGGACACACCGGCAATTTTGAGGCAGTTAAAAAAGCTCTAAATACAGTAGATATTTGTTTAGGAAAAATATTTGACTTATTTGAAAACAAATTTCCCATTTTGATAACAGCAGATCATGGAAATTGTGAAGAAATGCTTGATAAAGACACTGGAGAGCCTATGACATCCCATACGGCCAATCCGGTTCCATTTATAATAGTTGGGAATAAAAAGTCTTTAAGAGATGATGGTATCTTAGCAGACGTAGCACCAACCATACTTGACCTTATGAAAATACCCAAGCCAGAAGAGATGACAGGAAAATCTATTTTAATTTAG
- a CDS encoding flippase-like domain-containing protein: MNSKVFKSLLSIIISILLIYLLVININLKKVLDIILSFNREFIAIFFLLFFIVLNLRAFIWKTLLANISNELHFRHLIAGEGLGFAINSFLPLRSGDLLRCLYISRISNLPFPSVLVSIATEQLLDFFTVLTLGLFCLCVGVKIAINILLLPIAMTIVFLTLFFVSVFIRKRFEHLKIKFPKFWLLIHPFLSLTRSGVFKKVFTANILCLLLVSLGILLLYFNLLGKILVIESLISTFFINIGLLSFGIWIASKQYGIDFDDATGIFFIYQITIILVSLSTFLLVTLYDIFATIKAKITSNFSNKK; encoded by the coding sequence ATGAACTCGAAAGTTTTTAAAAGCCTTTTAAGCATAATAATATCTATATTACTAATTTATTTATTAGTAATTAACATTAACTTAAAAAAAGTCTTAGATATAATTTTAAGCTTTAATAGGGAATTTATAGCAATTTTTTTTCTTCTATTTTTTATTGTATTAAATCTTAGAGCTTTCATATGGAAAACCTTATTGGCCAACATATCAAATGAATTGCACTTTAGACATCTAATCGCTGGCGAAGGATTAGGATTTGCAATTAATTCTTTTTTGCCACTAAGATCAGGAGATCTGCTTAGATGTCTCTACATATCCAGAATATCTAACTTGCCTTTCCCGTCAGTTTTGGTTAGCATAGCTACCGAACAGCTTTTAGATTTTTTTACTGTTTTAACTCTTGGCCTTTTTTGTTTGTGTGTGGGAGTTAAGATTGCTATAAACATTCTCCTTTTGCCGATAGCAATGACTATTGTCTTTCTAACGTTATTTTTTGTATCGGTATTTATAAGAAAGAGATTCGAACACCTTAAAATTAAATTTCCGAAATTTTGGCTATTAATTCATCCTTTTCTAAGCTTAACAAGAAGTGGCGTATTTAAGAAAGTTTTTACGGCGAATATTCTATGCTTGCTGCTAGTTTCATTGGGGATACTTCTTCTTTACTTTAACTTGTTAGGCAAAATTTTAGTTATAGAGTCTTTAATCTCAACCTTCTTTATCAACATAGGTCTTTTAAGTTTCGGAATATGGATCGCATCAAAACAATATGGAATTGATTTTGATGACGCAACAGGAATATTTTTTATATATCAAATAACAATAATATTGGTTAGCCTATCGACTTTTCTTCTCGTGACCTTGTATGACATCTTTGCAACAATAAAAGCAAAAATAACTTCAAATTTTTCTAATAAAAAGTAA
- a CDS encoding alpha-hydroxy-acid oxidizing protein: MDLKTIRDEARKKFNNFCRVCPVCDGRACAGEVPGMGGTGTGESFKQNVRALSDMRLNLRVVHDVLDPDTSTKLFGIDLLTPIMGAPITNATLNCGGGITEFELVSSLVKGCHDAGSLGWIGDPAVPSMFADGLESIKLAGRGVAIIKPRVDQKEITKRFEDAIQAGAIAVGIDIDGAGLVTMKLKGQAVGPKSVNKIRELINSVNVPFIVKGIMTPDEAVACFDAGASAIVVSNHGGRVLDFTPGVAEVLPGIIKAVGKDAIVLADGGIRSGTDALKLMALGAKGVLIGRPLITGAFGAMSDGVKFMIEKYTQELYVAMILTGCKNILDIDSRIVFEK; the protein is encoded by the coding sequence ATGGATCTCAAGACAATTAGAGATGAAGCGCGAAAGAAATTTAACAATTTTTGTAGAGTTTGCCCTGTTTGCGATGGGAGGGCTTGTGCAGGAGAAGTTCCTGGTATGGGAGGGACAGGGACGGGTGAATCTTTTAAACAAAACGTCAGAGCCCTATCCGATATGAGGCTCAATCTCAGAGTGGTGCACGATGTGTTAGATCCTGATACCTCGACAAAACTTTTTGGGATAGACCTTTTGACTCCAATAATGGGTGCCCCTATAACAAATGCGACGCTTAATTGTGGCGGTGGAATTACTGAATTTGAGTTAGTTTCTTCACTTGTAAAGGGCTGTCACGATGCGGGGAGCTTGGGGTGGATAGGAGATCCTGCAGTTCCAAGTATGTTTGCTGATGGTTTGGAATCTATTAAGCTGGCTGGAAGAGGAGTCGCTATTATTAAGCCAAGGGTAGATCAAAAAGAAATTACAAAAAGGTTTGAAGATGCTATTCAGGCAGGCGCAATAGCTGTGGGCATTGATATCGATGGAGCAGGGCTTGTTACCATGAAGCTTAAGGGACAGGCTGTGGGACCGAAAAGCGTAAATAAAATTAGAGAATTAATTAATTCTGTAAATGTACCCTTTATAGTAAAGGGAATTATGACTCCAGATGAGGCTGTTGCTTGTTTTGATGCTGGAGCTAGCGCAATTGTAGTTTCCAATCATGGCGGGAGAGTTCTTGACTTTACTCCTGGCGTAGCTGAAGTGCTTCCTGGAATAATAAAAGCGGTTGGAAAAGATGCCATAGTTCTTGCCGATGGAGGTATTAGGTCTGGTACTGATGCTTTAAAGTTAATGGCACTTGGCGCAAAGGGAGTGCTTATAGGAAGACCTTTGATAACTGGAGCATTTGGAGCAATGTCTGACGGGGTAAAGTTTATGATTGAAAAATACACTCAAGAATTGTATGTTGCAATGATTCTTACAGGATGCAAAAATATATTGGACATAGACTCAAGGATAGTCTTTGAGAAATAA
- a CDS encoding cation acetate symporter has translation MQNKFNAFQNALALFGDYIGAASFLGIVGLTATKGFDGLFYAVGWIVGWPIMLFLVAEPMSRRGVSTYIDLIALRFSGKDIKVVLSLTGLLCILIFLVAELIGAALLLSLVTGIGYNLSIFIVTLISVFFVLLGGMFATTWFQIYKTVILFSLALIILFLIFYKMNSNNVFLTNGVSTNLFLPQTIFRSPFDYFSLSFALLFGTAGLPNILIRFFTVPDRRSARVSVFFATVLISIFYLIVFFFGVESRFILDKKALSDGANMVLLHLTRYLGQDLLFYVTAIITFITIFAVVSGLFVAGATTLKEDVINSKKSYIWAFSVITIGILAFLLAMAFKGQNVAFMVGLSYSLAASANFPALFCSIYLNNISKVAVIFGSLIGAALSIIFTILGPTVWVDVFHYSTPIYPFVDSTLISMTASFMVIIIISKLQK, from the coding sequence ATGCAAAATAAGTTTAATGCTTTTCAAAATGCCTTAGCACTTTTTGGTGATTATATCGGTGCGGCATCTTTTCTTGGGATTGTTGGTCTGACGGCTACTAAGGGTTTTGATGGTCTTTTTTATGCTGTTGGCTGGATAGTTGGTTGGCCCATAATGCTTTTTTTGGTTGCAGAACCAATGTCAAGAAGGGGGGTATCAACATATATAGACTTGATTGCTCTCAGATTTAGTGGTAAAGACATCAAAGTTGTTCTTAGCTTAACAGGGTTATTGTGTATACTTATTTTCCTGGTTGCAGAGTTAATTGGTGCTGCTTTGTTGCTCTCTTTAGTTACCGGAATCGGTTATAACTTGTCTATCTTTATAGTTACGTTGATTTCTGTTTTCTTTGTCTTATTGGGTGGAATGTTTGCAACTACATGGTTTCAAATTTATAAGACTGTGATATTATTCTCTCTTGCTTTGATAATATTATTTCTAATTTTTTATAAAATGAACTCGAACAACGTTTTTTTGACAAATGGTGTGTCAACTAATCTATTTTTGCCTCAAACTATCTTTCGCTCTCCTTTCGATTACTTTTCCTTATCTTTCGCTCTTCTTTTTGGAACAGCAGGGCTTCCCAATATTTTAATAAGATTTTTTACCGTGCCAGATAGGAGATCGGCAAGGGTATCAGTTTTTTTTGCTACCGTGCTAATTAGTATATTCTATCTAATTGTTTTCTTCTTTGGTGTTGAATCCAGATTTATTCTTGACAAGAAGGCGCTAAGCGATGGCGCTAATATGGTCTTACTTCATCTTACAAGGTACCTGGGGCAAGATTTATTATTTTATGTAACTGCAATAATAACTTTTATTACGATCTTTGCTGTTGTGAGCGGGCTTTTTGTAGCAGGGGCTACGACTCTAAAAGAAGACGTTATTAACAGCAAAAAATCTTATATTTGGGCTTTTTCTGTTATTACAATTGGAATTCTTGCTTTTTTGTTGGCTATGGCATTCAAGGGACAAAACGTTGCTTTTATGGTTGGACTGTCTTATTCGCTTGCTGCAAGCGCTAACTTTCCTGCACTTTTCTGTTCAATATATTTGAATAATATTTCTAAGGTTGCAGTTATATTTGGAAGTTTAATAGGCGCAGCTTTGTCTATAATTTTCACAATACTTGGTCCAACTGTATGGGTGGATGTTTTTCATTATAGTACGCCAATCTATCCATTTGTTGATTCAACTCTGATCTCAATGACGGCATCCTTTATGGTTATAATAATTATTTCAAAACTTCAAAAATAG
- a CDS encoding carboxymuconolactone decarboxylase family protein: protein MDNPNEQLDLINKNLARFSKEWGKQSSAFFNLSKSIKAEGALSTKTKELIAVSLSVALRCEWCINSHVNSALDNGATKEEVMEAAWVAVLMGGGPALMYMQYVQNALDNLSK from the coding sequence GTGGACAATCCAAATGAACAATTAGATTTAATAAATAAAAATTTAGCTCGCTTTTCAAAAGAATGGGGAAAGCAATCATCTGCCTTTTTTAATTTATCAAAATCTATAAAGGCAGAGGGTGCGCTGTCTACAAAAACCAAGGAGCTTATTGCTGTGAGCCTTTCGGTTGCTCTAAGATGTGAATGGTGTATCAATTCTCATGTGAATTCTGCCCTGGACAATGGGGCAACCAAAGAGGAGGTTATGGAGGCTGCATGGGTAGCTGTTTTGATGGGTGGAGGCCCAGCACTAATGTATATGCAATACGTTCAAAATGCCTTAGACAATTTATCCAAATAA
- a CDS encoding acetate uptake transporter: MSNSELKMANPGAVGLAGFALTTFVLNVANAGLVPAALLAALPLGLFYGGLAQFVAGMLEFKTGNTFGMVAFTGYGSFWMALAALVYSPAWGWMPKEALGAALGVTLIAWTIFTVIMTYLSFMTKNRTVQTIFVLLSLLFILLVIAHYTESTAIRVFAGYEGIVTAISAWYGMFEIIKGQFSDK, from the coding sequence ATGTCTAATTCAGAATTAAAAATGGCAAATCCTGGGGCTGTAGGTCTGGCTGGTTTTGCTTTAACTACTTTTGTTCTAAACGTTGCAAATGCGGGGCTCGTACCTGCAGCGCTTCTTGCTGCCCTGCCGCTTGGTCTGTTTTATGGTGGGCTCGCACAGTTTGTGGCGGGCATGTTAGAGTTCAAAACGGGCAATACATTTGGCATGGTTGCTTTTACTGGATATGGATCTTTTTGGATGGCCCTGGCGGCCCTTGTCTATTCGCCTGCATGGGGTTGGATGCCAAAAGAGGCCTTAGGTGCTGCTCTTGGGGTGACATTAATCGCATGGACAATCTTTACTGTTATTATGACATATCTATCTTTTATGACCAAGAATAGGACTGTACAAACAATCTTCGTCCTCCTTTCTCTGTTATTCATATTGTTGGTTATCGCGCACTATACTGAAAGCACTGCAATTAGGGTGTTTGCAGGATATGAAGGGATTGTTACTGCAATTTCAGCCTGGTATGGTATGTTTGAGATAATTAAAGGTCAATTTAGCGATAAATAA
- the acs gene encoding acetate--CoA ligase: protein MKETTQINGTGVSEAEIGAYWLEEDYIYPTEEFVRKAYIQNQPFINKFKEENFPECFHEYANLLSWDRYWTTTLDSSNPPFWKWFVGGRLNACYNCVDRHLENYKNKAAIIWVSESVDEPDRVLTYQELYVKVNEFASLLLEMGLKAGDTVTFHLPMVPELPISILACARLGIIHSEVFGGFSGQACGERIADSKSKILVTIDGYYRNGKFIDHKINADIAVATADKLGQKVDKVLIWTRHPGTYSSKTPLIEGRDLVLDDLMKQHRGKRVDYLPMPSEAVLFLMYTSGSTGKPKGCAHSTGGYLSYVAGTSKFIHDIHPEDVYWCMADIGWITGHSYIVYGPLANAATSVMYEGVPLYPNINRIWRIAERLGVTILHTAPTAIRMLMRAGSNPTQYSCKFRLLVTVGEPIEPEVWRWYYKVVGKKNAVVLDTWWQTETGGWLCTTIPSIMPMKPGSAGPGALGIYPVIYDELGNELPVGSGKAGNLCIRNPWPGRMLTIWGDHERLVKQYYEKYCKDKESKDWRDWPYFSGDAAMMAKDGYVRVLGRVDDVINVAGHRLGTKEIESAALTCEEVAEAAVVPKSDELRGHVPDLYVSLKSGFEQSKHLEDKIKQSISLIIGPIARPANIYIVSDMPKTRSGKIMRRILAAISNNREDYGDITTLVNPTIVEEVRNTVRGE from the coding sequence GTGAAAGAGACAACCCAAATCAATGGGACAGGAGTTTCGGAGGCCGAGATAGGGGCTTATTGGCTTGAAGAAGACTATATTTATCCTACTGAGGAATTTGTAAGAAAGGCTTATATTCAAAACCAGCCATTTATAAATAAATTTAAAGAAGAAAATTTTCCTGAATGTTTTCACGAATATGCGAATTTGCTTAGCTGGGATAGATATTGGACTACTACTCTTGATAGTTCAAACCCTCCTTTTTGGAAGTGGTTTGTCGGAGGCAGATTAAATGCTTGCTACAATTGCGTCGACAGACATCTTGAAAATTACAAAAACAAGGCTGCTATAATCTGGGTTTCAGAATCGGTAGATGAGCCCGATAGGGTCCTAACTTATCAAGAATTGTATGTGAAAGTTAACGAATTTGCGTCCTTGCTTCTTGAGATGGGATTGAAAGCTGGAGATACCGTAACTTTTCATTTACCAATGGTGCCCGAATTGCCTATTTCAATCCTGGCTTGTGCAAGGCTGGGCATAATTCATTCTGAGGTTTTTGGAGGATTTAGCGGTCAGGCATGCGGTGAGAGGATCGCCGATTCTAAGAGCAAAATTCTTGTAACTATAGATGGATATTATAGAAATGGCAAGTTTATAGATCATAAAATAAATGCTGATATTGCAGTTGCTACTGCGGATAAACTTGGTCAAAAGGTTGACAAAGTTCTTATTTGGACGAGACACCCTGGAACTTACTCTTCCAAAACGCCCTTGATAGAGGGAAGGGATTTGGTTTTAGATGATCTGATGAAACAACACAGGGGCAAGAGGGTTGACTATCTACCAATGCCTTCAGAAGCAGTATTATTTTTGATGTATACCAGCGGTTCTACTGGAAAGCCTAAAGGATGCGCACATAGTACAGGTGGATACTTGTCCTATGTGGCTGGGACGAGCAAGTTTATCCATGACATTCATCCTGAAGATGTTTACTGGTGTATGGCTGATATTGGCTGGATAACGGGGCATAGCTATATTGTTTATGGGCCTCTGGCTAACGCTGCGACCTCTGTAATGTATGAAGGAGTGCCTCTTTATCCGAATATAAATAGAATCTGGCGTATAGCTGAAAGATTGGGCGTAACTATATTACACACGGCTCCTACAGCAATTCGAATGTTAATGAGAGCAGGTTCAAATCCTACACAATATAGTTGTAAATTTAGATTGTTGGTTACCGTTGGAGAGCCTATAGAGCCTGAGGTGTGGAGATGGTATTACAAGGTAGTAGGAAAAAAGAATGCCGTTGTTCTGGATACCTGGTGGCAAACAGAAACTGGAGGTTGGCTGTGCACTACTATCCCTAGTATCATGCCAATGAAGCCTGGAAGTGCAGGCCCTGGGGCTTTAGGTATATATCCCGTTATATATGATGAGCTTGGCAACGAACTACCTGTTGGTTCGGGCAAGGCTGGCAATTTATGTATAAGAAACCCCTGGCCTGGGAGAATGCTCACAATTTGGGGAGATCACGAAAGGCTTGTGAAACAGTATTATGAAAAATACTGTAAAGATAAAGAAAGCAAAGATTGGCGCGATTGGCCATACTTTTCAGGGGATGCTGCAATGATGGCAAAAGATGGCTATGTCAGGGTTTTGGGCAGAGTTGATGACGTTATAAACGTTGCAGGCCATAGATTGGGGACAAAAGAAATTGAATCAGCAGCACTAACTTGTGAAGAGGTTGCAGAAGCAGCAGTGGTGCCAAAAAGTGATGAATTGAGAGGTCACGTGCCCGATCTATACGTCTCTTTAAAATCTGGTTTTGAACAAAGCAAACACCTGGAAGACAAGATAAAACAATCTATTTCTTTAATAATTGGACCTATTGCTAGACCAGCAAATATTTACATTGTTTCTGATATGCCAAAGACAAGGTCTGGAAAGATCATGAGAAGAATACTTGCAGCAATTTCAAACAATCGTGAAGACTATGGTGATATTACAACCCTTGTTAATCCAACTATTGTAGAAGAGGTTCGCAATACTGTAAGAGGGGAATAA
- a CDS encoding Xaa-Pro peptidase family protein: MATTSHYKDRQVRLSDEIKKREADAFLSSSGIDMIYLAGFSGEGLVFYLPDEKPYIITDGRYVEEAMRLKDIKLVQIKPGDGYIKTFCMLIDRPISILCGKDFSFRDAEYIRRHSPFRLIDGNDLMSQVIRRTKSKEEISILKKAGELSCEVFYKVKDLLKIGVTEKEIAAFINLEASKVGDGVSFDSIVAFGANSSLPHYKPQDVKLKEKDIVLIDMGIRFMGYCGDITRTFIFNGEDNLFSERYQLLSDAREKAIRSISEGVELSLPEKIVREHLGEEEKYFIHSLGHGLGLEIHEKPILTSVGEANRSKHFSEGDVFTVEPGLYYPGWGGIRIEDDFVIEEGIIKKITY; the protein is encoded by the coding sequence TTGGCAACGACTTCTCATTATAAGGATAGACAGGTAAGGCTATCTGATGAGATAAAAAAAAGAGAGGCAGACGCCTTTCTTAGCAGTTCAGGGATAGATATGATATACCTTGCTGGTTTTTCAGGAGAGGGGCTCGTCTTTTATTTGCCAGACGAGAAGCCTTATATCATTACCGATGGAAGATATGTTGAAGAGGCTATGAGATTAAAAGACATAAAATTAGTTCAGATTAAGCCAGGCGATGGTTATATCAAGACTTTTTGTATGCTGATTGATAGACCGATATCTATTCTTTGCGGCAAGGATTTTTCATTTAGGGATGCTGAATATATCAGGAGACATTCACCTTTTAGGCTTATCGATGGAAATGACTTGATGTCTCAAGTAATAAGAAGGACTAAATCTAAAGAAGAGATATCTATTTTAAAAAAAGCAGGAGAGCTCTCCTGTGAAGTATTTTATAAAGTTAAAGATTTGCTTAAGATTGGCGTTACAGAAAAGGAAATAGCAGCATTTATTAATTTAGAGGCTTCTAAAGTAGGCGATGGAGTGTCGTTTGACTCTATAGTAGCATTTGGTGCCAATTCGTCCTTGCCTCACTATAAGCCGCAAGACGTCAAACTAAAAGAAAAAGATATAGTACTAATTGATATGGGGATAAGGTTTATGGGATATTGTGGCGACATAACAAGAACCTTTATCTTCAACGGAGAAGACAATTTATTTTCTGAAAGATATCAGCTCCTTTCTGATGCGAGAGAAAAAGCTATAAGATCTATATCAGAAGGAGTTGAGCTATCCTTGCCTGAGAAAATTGTTAGGGAACATCTTGGAGAAGAAGAAAAATATTTTATTCATAGCCTTGGACATGGGTTGGGTCTTGAGATTCATGAAAAGCCTATCTTAACTTCTGTTGGCGAAGCGAACCGTTCAAAGCATTTTTCTGAGGGGGATGTTTTTACTGTTGAACCTGGACTGTATTATCCTGGTTGGGGCGGTATAAGAATTGAGGATGATTTTGTCATCGAAGAGGGCATCATAAAAAAGATTACCTACTAA